Proteins from one Escherichia coli genomic window:
- the phnF gene encoding phosphonate metabolism transcriptional regulator PhnF: MHLSTHPTSYPTRYQEIAAKLEQELRQHYRCGDYLPAEQQLAARFEVNRHTLRRAIDQLVEKGWVQRRQGIGVLVLMRPFDYPLNAQARFSQNLLDQGSHPTSEKLLSVLRPASGHVADALGITEGENVIHLRTLRRVNGVALCLIDHYFADLTLWPTLQRFDSGSLHDFLREQTGIALRRSQTRISARRAQAKECQRLEIPNMSPLLCVRTLNHRDGESSPAEYSVSLTRADMIEFTMEH; the protein is encoded by the coding sequence ATGCACTTGTCTACACATCCGACCAGCTACCCAACACGCTATCAGGAGATAGCCGCAAAACTTGAGCAGGAACTTCGTCAACACTACCGCTGCGGCGACTATCTTCCCGCCGAGCAGCAACTGGCAGCGCGCTTTGAGGTGAATCGCCACACCCTGCGCCGTGCCATCGACCAACTGGTGGAAAAAGGCTGGGTACAGCGCCGTCAGGGCATCGGCGTACTGGTGCTGATGCGCCCGTTCGATTACCCGCTCAACGCCCAGGCGCGTTTTAGCCAGAACCTGCTGGATCAGGGTAGCCATCCCACCAGCGAAAAACTGCTGTCGGTGCTTCGCCCGGCCTCCGGCCACGTCGCTGACGCGCTGGGGATAACCGAGGGCGAGAACGTTATCCACCTGCGCACTCTGCGCCGGGTCAACGGCGTCGCACTCTGTTTAATCGACCACTACTTTGCGGACCTCACCCTCTGGCCGACGCTGCAACGCTTCGACAGCGGCTCGCTGCACGATTTTCTGCGCGAGCAAACGGGGATTGCGCTGCGCCGCAGCCAGACGCGGATCAGCGCCCGCCGCGCCCAGGCCAAAGAGTGCCAGCGTCTTGAAATTCCGAATATGTCGCCGCTGCTGTGCGTGCGCACCCTTAACCACCGTGACGGTGAAAGCAGCCCGGCGGAGTACTCCGTCAGCCTGACGCGCGCCGACATGATTGAATTCACCATGGAGCACTGA
- the phnG gene encoding phosphonate C-P lyase system protein PhnG, protein MHADTATRQHWMSVLAHSQPAELAARLKALNITADYDVIRAAETGLVQIQARMGGTGERFFAGDATLTRAAVRLTDGTLGYSWVLGRDKQHAERCALIDALMQQSRHFQNLSETLIAPLDADRMARIAARQAEVNASRVDFFTMVRGDNA, encoded by the coding sequence ATGCACGCAGATACCGCGACCCGCCAGCACTGGATGTCCGTGCTGGCGCACAGCCAACCGGCTGAACTGGCTGCCCGCCTTAAAGCGCTAAACATCACCGCCGACTATGACGTCATCCGCGCCGCCGAAACCGGCCTGGTGCAGATTCAGGCGCGAATGGGCGGCACCGGCGAACGCTTTTTTGCTGGCGACGCCACGCTCACCCGCGCCGCTGTACGCCTGACTGACGGCACGCTCGGCTACAGCTGGGTGCTGGGACGCGACAAACAGCACGCCGAACGCTGCGCGCTGATTGACGCGCTGATGCAGCAATCTCGCCACTTTCAAAACTTATCAGAAACCCTTATTGCCCCGCTGGACGCTGACCGTATGGCACGCATTGCCGCACGCCAGGCCGAAGTGAACGCCAGTCGGGTCGACTTCTTTACGATGGTTCGCGGAGACAACGCATGA
- the phnH gene encoding phosphonate C-P lyase system protein PhnH: MTLETAFMLPVQDAQHSFRRLLKAMSEPGVIVALHQLKRGWQPLNIASTSVLLTLADNDTPVWLSEPLSNDIVSQSLRFHTNAPLVNQPEQATFAVTDEAIASEQLNALSTGTAVAPEAGATLILQVTSLSGGRMLRLTGAGIAEERMIAPQLPECILHELTERPHPFPLGIDLILTCGERLLAIPRTTHVEVC, from the coding sequence ATGACCCTGGAAACCGCTTTTATGCTTCCCGTGCAGGATGCCCAGCACAGTTTTCGTCGCCTGTTAAAGGCCATGAGCGAGCCGGGCGTCATTGTCGCCCTGCATCAACTCAAACGCGGCTGGCAGCCGCTGAATATTGCCTCTACCAGCGTATTGCTGACGCTGGCTGATAACGACACGCCGGTGTGGCTTTCCGAGCCATTAAGTAACGATATCGTCAGCCAGAGCCTGCGTTTTCATACCAACGCCCCGCTGGTCAATCAGCCGGAACAGGCGACCTTCGCAGTGACGGATGAGGCGATTGCCAGCGAGCAGCTCAACGCCCTTTCCACCGGCACCGCCGTTGCGCCGGAAGCCGGTGCGACGTTGATTTTACAGGTCACCAGCCTGAGCGGCGGACGCATGCTGCGCCTCACCGGCGCGGGCATTGCCGAAGAACGGATGATCGCCCCACAGCTGCCGGAGTGCATTCTGCACGAACTCACCGAGCGCCCGCACCCGTTCCCGCTCGGCATCGACCTGATCCTGACCTGCGGCGAGCGCCTGCTGGCTATTCCGCGAACCACTCATGTGGAGGTGTGCTGA